From the genome of Flavobacterium ovatum, one region includes:
- a CDS encoding family 16 glycosylhydrolase, with protein MIQSLSKSFLLLSLGVFVTNFVGCSSSKEDEKVIEPIVVVSPVIVPPVDVNPQLPLSDQLNAGEWVLNGELSDEFEATVLNQDKWFIQGTEGVYQSNFIGRAPSQFSTNNVRLENGKLKLETRWDPTFNFSTKLDNGTKFENITTAAIISKNEFTYGYMEVKSKAADCEVTSSFWSLGGKTEFDFFEMFGDHKQPSKEAAGKERELWWSIHDWTSAGGGNTTYTESHDLGFRVAAAFHVYGFEWSVDGVKIYIDGKLFRDVSRTTINAYDDVFYQKGGNGVNENFVITKPIKIWFDQETFPWHGVPDTKEEVGGTGKVDFEIEYFRLWQKKK; from the coding sequence ATGATTCAGAGTTTAAGTAAATCCTTTTTGTTATTGTCTTTGGGAGTATTCGTTACTAATTTCGTTGGATGTAGTTCTTCTAAAGAAGATGAAAAAGTGATAGAGCCAATTGTAGTTGTTTCCCCTGTGATAGTTCCTCCTGTGGATGTTAATCCGCAATTGCCTTTGTCCGATCAATTAAATGCTGGTGAATGGGTTTTGAACGGGGAGTTGAGTGATGAATTTGAAGCGACTGTATTAAATCAGGATAAATGGTTTATTCAAGGTACTGAAGGAGTGTATCAGTCTAATTTTATTGGTCGTGCTCCATCTCAATTTTCAACGAATAATGTTCGGCTTGAAAACGGAAAATTAAAATTAGAAACCAGATGGGATCCGACTTTTAATTTTTCGACAAAATTAGACAATGGCACGAAATTTGAAAATATAACTACAGCAGCAATTATTTCTAAAAATGAATTTACTTATGGTTATATGGAAGTAAAGTCAAAAGCTGCGGATTGTGAAGTTACTAGTTCCTTTTGGTCCCTTGGAGGGAAAACTGAATTTGATTTTTTTGAAATGTTTGGGGATCACAAGCAGCCTAGTAAAGAAGCAGCTGGTAAAGAACGTGAGCTTTGGTGGTCTATTCATGATTGGACTTCAGCTGGTGGTGGTAATACAACCTATACTGAAAGCCATGATTTAGGATTTAGAGTAGCAGCCGCTTTTCATGTATACGGATTTGAATGGAGTGTTGATGGAGTTAAGATTTATATTGACGGTAAGTTGTTTAGAGATGTTTCTAGAACTACGATTAATGCCTATGATGATGTGTTTTATCAAAAGGGAGGAAATGGCGTTAATGAAAATTTTGTTATTACAAAACCAATAAAAATTTGGTTCGACCAAGAAACTTTTCCTTGGCATGGTGTTCCAGACACGAAAGAGGAAGTGGGAGGAACGGGTAAAGTAGATTTTGAAATCGAATATTTTAGACTTTGGCAAAAAAAAAAATAA
- a CDS encoding sulfatase-like hydrolase/transferase — MKKSLPTIFKSLFVLLITGNNYAQTSKIVETKATKPNIIVILADDLGYGDVGFNRATNSEPFPADRGIIPTPNIDALANAGIICKNAHVGHPFCGPSRAALLTGMYPHRIGAQYNLPNDITSTLGIPTNETFFSQLIQKDAAGNKLYNTAAFGKWHLGFSEGLYQPLDRGFDYFFGFLGGGKGYFESGYEDLFYRRLGGSNPTTNEYQDPLQRNRNYVDRNEFSNVENEDYLTDVLTNDAISYIGANANKPNPFFIYLAYNAPHTPLEAPANEIAQFKQDNPDFENLVRNSTYITESNPVTKITDPTARAAKIEEFVQDRITYATMVTNMDTNIGKVVTELKKDMDVYNNTVIIFLSDNGGYTYSKGAVNFPLAALKGSVLEGGHKVPMFVHWPNKITTPAIYNFQVSSLDLYPTIVNLAGATVPSAKTIDGKDIMPSLLLGTDVRPDGQALYIMRPQNGFHNGAIMSYPWKIVKTGGSGKWKLFNIVNDPGETNDVRRTEANAEDIIQKLLDQAVAWVKEFKDVKPAWYDNDGDDGPDGPTGHPHQASWDDGVLPGYDRLFESSELMLGLNDIKKSNYKLYPNPTMDYLNLDFDQPINKLELEILSMSGKVVRKIRGTNKDKPRIDISNLPTGNYILRIRADSKISVEKIIKV, encoded by the coding sequence ATGAAGAAAAGTTTACCAACCATTTTTAAATCATTATTTGTCCTGTTAATAACAGGAAACAATTATGCTCAAACTTCCAAAATTGTTGAAACCAAAGCAACAAAACCTAATATTATAGTAATTCTAGCGGATGATTTAGGTTATGGAGATGTAGGTTTTAATCGTGCTACTAATAGCGAGCCATTCCCTGCGGATAGAGGGATTATACCAACTCCTAATATTGATGCTTTGGCTAACGCAGGTATTATCTGTAAAAATGCTCACGTAGGACATCCATTTTGTGGTCCTAGTAGGGCTGCATTATTAACTGGGATGTATCCACATAGGATAGGAGCTCAATACAATTTGCCTAATGATATTACCTCTACTTTAGGAATTCCTACCAATGAAACTTTTTTTTCTCAATTAATTCAGAAAGATGCTGCAGGTAATAAATTATACAATACAGCAGCATTTGGTAAATGGCATTTAGGATTTTCCGAAGGATTGTATCAGCCATTGGATAGGGGGTTTGATTACTTTTTTGGATTTTTAGGTGGAGGAAAAGGCTATTTTGAAAGCGGTTATGAAGATCTTTTTTATAGAAGACTTGGAGGTAGTAATCCGACAACTAATGAATACCAAGATCCATTGCAACGAAATAGAAATTATGTCGATCGAAATGAATTTAGCAATGTTGAAAATGAAGATTATTTGACAGATGTGCTTACTAATGATGCTATTTCTTACATTGGTGCAAATGCGAATAAACCTAATCCATTTTTTATATATTTAGCTTATAATGCACCTCATACACCTCTTGAAGCACCTGCGAATGAAATTGCTCAATTCAAGCAAGACAATCCCGATTTTGAAAATTTAGTTAGAAATAGTACTTATATAACAGAGTCCAACCCTGTAACGAAGATTACTGACCCTACTGCCCGTGCAGCTAAAATAGAAGAATTTGTGCAAGATCGTATCACTTATGCAACGATGGTGACTAATATGGATACTAATATTGGTAAAGTAGTGACCGAGTTAAAGAAAGATATGGATGTGTATAACAATACGGTTATTATATTTTTGAGTGACAATGGTGGTTATACCTATAGTAAAGGTGCCGTGAACTTTCCGCTTGCTGCTTTGAAAGGAAGTGTACTTGAAGGAGGTCATAAAGTACCAATGTTTGTACACTGGCCAAATAAGATTACAACTCCAGCGATCTATAATTTTCAAGTAAGTTCATTAGACTTATATCCTACGATAGTAAATCTTGCAGGAGCAACAGTACCTAGTGCAAAGACCATTGATGGAAAAGACATTATGCCTAGTTTACTTTTAGGCACTGATGTTAGACCAGATGGACAGGCTCTTTATATCATGAGGCCTCAAAACGGGTTTCATAATGGAGCAATAATGTCCTACCCTTGGAAAATTGTCAAAACAGGTGGGAGTGGAAAATGGAAATTATTCAATATTGTAAATGACCCAGGAGAAACAAACGATGTAAGAAGAACAGAAGCTAATGCGGAGGATATTATACAAAAATTATTAGATCAAGCTGTGGCATGGGTAAAAGAATTCAAGGATGTGAAACCTGCTTGGTATGATAACGATGGTGATGATGGTCCAGATGGTCCCACCGGTCATCCACACCAAGCTTCATGGGATGATGGAGTATTACCGGGTTATGATAGACTGTTTGAAAGTTCAGAGTTGATGCTTGGACTTAACGATATTAAAAAATCTAATTATAAATTGTATCCTAATCCTACAATGGATTATTTGAATTTAGACTTTGATCAGCCTATTAATAAATTAGAACTCGAAATTTTATCGATGTCGGGTAAAGTTGTGCGAAAAATTAGGGGTACCAATAAAGACAAACCACGTATTGATATTTCAAATTTACCCACTGGAAACTATATATTAAGAATAAGGGCTGACAGTAAAATATCGGTTGAAAAAATAATTAAAGTATAA
- a CDS encoding AraC family transcriptional regulator: MKLVLKNTDSFVNARLNIRAQLVPCKDSFWHYHSQYELLYISESSGVRFVGDNVSHFLPGDLVLVGPFLPHLWRNDPSYYDEDEDAHVKTIILKFTKNFLGEGTFNNPEFSSINHLLEQSKFGVSFGKNVSENVHADLIDIVDLSPAEQSIKLLDLLRRLSLAGEREVLSSSDMSQLATDDSGRLDTVIKFISDNYADYISLTHVADIACMTTNSFCRFFKKMTNKSFTEFLNEVRIRNASRLLVQENLPVSEVSHMVGYKSITNFNKQFKHIMGSTPKSYKFSL, encoded by the coding sequence ATGAAATTAGTTTTAAAAAATACAGATAGCTTTGTGAATGCTCGATTGAACATCAGAGCACAGTTGGTGCCGTGTAAAGATTCTTTTTGGCATTATCATTCACAATACGAACTTTTGTACATATCTGAGAGTAGTGGTGTGCGGTTTGTGGGGGATAATGTTTCTCATTTTTTACCGGGGGATTTAGTACTAGTAGGTCCTTTTTTACCTCATCTTTGGCGTAACGATCCTTCTTATTATGACGAGGATGAAGATGCACATGTTAAAACAATTATTTTAAAATTCACTAAGAACTTCTTAGGAGAAGGAACGTTTAATAATCCTGAATTTTCAAGTATTAATCATCTATTAGAGCAGTCTAAATTTGGTGTTTCTTTTGGTAAAAACGTGAGTGAAAATGTACACGCTGATCTAATTGATATTGTGGATTTATCTCCTGCAGAGCAGTCGATTAAGTTATTGGACTTATTGCGAAGATTGTCATTGGCTGGTGAAAGAGAAGTTCTATCTTCATCAGATATGAGTCAATTGGCGACGGATGATTCTGGAAGGCTGGATACTGTTATTAAATTCATTTCAGATAATTATGCGGATTATATTAGTTTGACTCATGTAGCTGATATTGCTTGTATGACAACCAATTCTTTTTGTCGTTTTTTTAAAAAAATGACAAATAAATCGTTTACTGAGTTTTTAAATGAAGTTCGTATTCGTAATGCTTCCCGATTATTGGTTCAAGAAAATTTGCCAGTGTCTGAAGTTAGTCACATGGTAGGGTATAAGTCTATTACTAATTTCAACAAACAATTCAAACACATTATGGGTAGTACTCCAAAAAGTTATAAATTCAGTTTGTAG
- a CDS encoding RagB/SusD family nutrient uptake outer membrane protein, whose amino-acid sequence MKKNFYKYISLVLVAGLSLSSCNPDLTEVNPNFTTSASYWKNLDETNQGVTALYVTLLNTTIFNVREETVRSDMGYYAATRPYANASVGDQSVKFWTQDFDGDVKAVFQKWDGCYKGIYRANQVIEALNRIQATSEPVRWKQQMAEARFFRGLFHFYLHNSYNNGNVIIVDHTPVTKDDFFASVSPSAKVIEFFRKDLQYAVDNLLPGINAEKGHVNQATAATILGTSYLNEGDDLNLAKFNFNLVIGNSNYSLERDMSKMFTTAGEFNKESIFEVIYDVAVRSDLGLFDEESTTNRLGFLSISTNNMFSPPAWVAYAYKTEKMDLLDSRNYKGGVIQPANLRGVPLRASAMVILAEDLETPVYKFANGIEAAAPNSASPSLNLGLNPIASTAGSFFGNVSLYKKYLNTDQTGYSGENSLPYGSQKSSKNVVVNRLSEVYLMQAEVLIKTGDVPGALKLINKIRERWGLVLLGPAGMGEFAGKTYDISKDFTNPTVLMNQLMFVDKPLELSAEGCSSRFSDLRRWGKLRSRFEELAATKYYVKTFTYTKSTGGTATKTNASVLNAPGTGTTEIPNEFTIPRDRYIISLGKPVTNDYLPIPNSELNRNPNILK is encoded by the coding sequence ATGAAAAAAAATTTTTATAAATATATATCATTAGTTTTAGTTGCAGGGCTTTCATTAAGCTCTTGCAATCCAGACTTGACTGAGGTAAATCCAAATTTTACCACATCTGCTTCTTATTGGAAGAATCTAGATGAGACTAATCAAGGTGTTACGGCACTTTATGTAACTTTATTAAATACAACAATATTTAATGTAAGAGAAGAAACGGTGCGTTCAGATATGGGGTATTATGCTGCTACGCGCCCTTACGCAAATGCATCTGTAGGAGATCAATCAGTTAAATTTTGGACTCAAGATTTTGATGGTGATGTTAAAGCTGTATTTCAAAAATGGGACGGTTGTTACAAAGGAATTTACAGAGCAAATCAAGTGATTGAAGCGCTGAATAGAATTCAAGCTACATCTGAGCCTGTTCGTTGGAAGCAACAGATGGCGGAGGCTCGTTTTTTTAGAGGGTTATTCCACTTTTATTTACATAATTCATATAATAATGGTAATGTAATTATTGTAGATCATACACCTGTAACTAAGGATGATTTTTTTGCATCAGTATCACCTTCTGCTAAAGTCATTGAGTTTTTTAGAAAAGATTTACAATATGCAGTAGATAATTTACTTCCAGGTATCAATGCCGAAAAAGGACACGTAAATCAAGCAACTGCGGCTACAATTTTAGGAACTAGTTATTTGAATGAGGGAGATGATCTTAATTTGGCTAAGTTTAATTTTAATCTAGTGATTGGAAATTCTAATTATAGTTTAGAAAGAGATATGTCAAAAATGTTTACAACTGCTGGGGAATTCAACAAAGAGTCTATTTTTGAAGTGATTTATGATGTTGCTGTTAGATCAGATTTAGGTCTTTTTGATGAAGAATCAACAACTAACAGATTAGGGTTTTTATCAATTAGTACAAATAATATGTTTTCTCCACCAGCTTGGGTAGCTTATGCTTATAAAACAGAGAAAATGGATTTATTAGATAGTAGAAATTACAAAGGAGGGGTTATTCAACCTGCTAACCTTCGAGGGGTACCTTTAAGAGCTTCGGCAATGGTGATTCTTGCAGAAGATTTGGAAACTCCTGTTTATAAATTTGCAAATGGTATAGAAGCAGCTGCTCCAAATTCTGCATCTCCAAGTTTGAATCTAGGTTTAAATCCAATAGCATCTACTGCGGGTTCGTTTTTTGGGAATGTCAGTCTTTATAAAAAATATTTAAATACAGATCAAACTGGTTATAGCGGAGAGAATTCACTTCCTTATGGAAGTCAAAAATCATCTAAGAATGTTGTTGTTAATAGATTGTCCGAAGTATATTTAATGCAAGCGGAGGTTTTGATTAAAACAGGAGATGTTCCAGGGGCATTAAAATTAATAAATAAAATACGTGAGCGTTGGGGACTAGTATTATTAGGACCTGCAGGTATGGGCGAGTTCGCTGGTAAAACGTACGATATTTCAAAAGATTTTACAAATCCAACTGTTTTAATGAATCAACTAATGTTTGTGGATAAACCGTTAGAGTTATCTGCGGAAGGATGTTCTTCTCGTTTTTCAGATTTACGAAGATGGGGTAAATTAAGATCTCGTTTCGAAGAGTTAGCAGCGACAAAGTACTATGTTAAAACTTTCACCTATACTAAATCAACAGGTGGTACAGCAACTAAAACTAATGCGTCTGTTTTAAATGCTCCAGGTACTGGTACAACTGAAATTCCAAATGAATTCACTATACCTAGAGATCGTTATATTATATCCCTTGGTAAACCTGTTACTAATGACTATTTACCTATACCTAATAGTGAGCTGAATAGAAATCCGAATATACTTAAATAA
- a CDS encoding TonB-dependent receptor: MKIREIIKQKNVLGRFLFLTLLTLFFNVAAHAQVGVVQGKVVGDEDGFPIPGVSIVVKGATKGTATDFDGKFAIKANEGDLLIFTYVGMRTVNMKAGKGMTVKMKSVAQDLSEVVVIGYGTQKKKEITGAVASVKAEDLANIVTSDLGNALQGQISGVNVVSSGEPGTPSEILIRGVTSIIGANTPLYVVDGIPQEGDPGIAPSEVETIDVLKDAASAAIYGTRGAAGVILITTKKGKAGSMSVRMDASRSFDRLGSAIPLLNAKDQTYTDVLLQRNDGTKDNAIGISNFTNSPDRFQYDNDISRLLFIDNAFTQNYNVNVSGGSSDLKYSMVAGFYDRNGVILKSNFNRFNTRSNVNYKKNKLTIDLGIGITKESNNRGAANTIQQLIRYQPTQPLLDINADQVDTFGGADQNTNTSIVNSLNIKDLTKSTRSFGNISLGYELLKGLNFTTRAGFNDFYSNRTRFIPFQTFVNAQTGVAVNNPISSYVENQDQRRTSVNWDASLNYETRINKDHHLTLTLATSRERYDNTQFTANKRTVVDNDIEVFNGTTGVANITSGPDYVTRLAGYIGRMQYDYKGRYLISSSIRRDGSSRFAPQNRWGLFPSVSAAWNVSDEEFFKPLSNVINNFKVRISNGTVGNQSFDDYSYTNTIYRDFVYPFATNSTASIQNAIGNPDVKWETSVQKNFGIDLGFFKNKLTISAEYYETNKNDMLFQLSLPGSAGFNDTSNGAGGSVRPLSNNNQVVLNVGNMTNKGFELAVGYRDKIGKVSYRMNGTFTTNQNVVTNTATDTPYSLTTDSGIVPGAGANSTLTSITAIAQGYEAGAFFIRKTNGIANTPEKLAAYQLIVPGAKMGDLIYIDQNNDKKIDDQDRVYGGSGLPKFEIGYNLSLNYNNFDFYVNTYAALGQEIVNGSRATAIGLGRSTELLNSYSAINPTGTLPAYRGTFLTHDNYLPISDLFIEDGSYLRIRNITLGYSLSKKRLKEMGIDKLRIYLTGQNLFTFTNYTGYDPEVGGNVIRRGLDKGNYPFVKSYLVGLNFNF; the protein is encoded by the coding sequence ATGAAAATTAGAGAAATTATTAAACAAAAAAATGTATTAGGGCGTTTTTTGTTTCTTACGCTACTAACATTATTTTTTAATGTTGCGGCACATGCCCAAGTTGGCGTTGTACAAGGAAAAGTAGTTGGAGACGAAGACGGCTTTCCTATTCCAGGAGTTTCAATTGTTGTAAAGGGAGCGACTAAAGGAACAGCAACTGATTTTGATGGTAAATTTGCGATTAAGGCAAATGAAGGCGATTTGTTGATCTTTACTTATGTAGGGATGAGAACAGTCAACATGAAGGCTGGCAAAGGAATGACAGTAAAAATGAAATCAGTTGCTCAAGATCTTTCTGAGGTGGTAGTAATTGGATACGGTACTCAAAAGAAGAAAGAAATTACTGGTGCAGTTGCGAGTGTTAAAGCAGAGGATTTAGCAAACATCGTAACATCTGATTTGGGTAACGCATTACAAGGTCAGATTTCTGGTGTCAACGTGGTGAGTTCAGGTGAGCCAGGAACGCCTTCTGAAATCTTAATTAGAGGGGTGACCTCTATTATTGGTGCTAATACTCCATTGTATGTTGTCGATGGTATTCCTCAAGAAGGTGATCCTGGGATTGCGCCAAGTGAAGTGGAGACTATTGATGTATTGAAAGATGCAGCATCAGCAGCTATTTACGGTACTCGTGGTGCTGCAGGTGTAATTTTGATTACTACCAAAAAAGGGAAGGCTGGTTCTATGAGTGTTAGAATGGATGCAAGTCGTAGTTTTGATCGTTTAGGTTCGGCAATTCCATTACTTAATGCAAAGGATCAAACGTATACGGATGTGTTGCTTCAAAGAAATGACGGAACAAAAGATAATGCTATAGGTATTTCAAATTTTACCAATAGTCCAGACAGATTTCAATATGATAATGATATATCAAGATTATTATTTATAGATAATGCTTTTACGCAAAATTATAACGTAAATGTTAGTGGTGGATCTTCTGATTTAAAATATTCAATGGTCGCTGGTTTTTATGATAGAAACGGAGTTATTTTAAAATCTAATTTCAATCGTTTTAATACTAGATCAAATGTGAATTATAAAAAGAATAAACTGACGATTGATTTAGGAATAGGTATAACAAAGGAATCTAATAATAGAGGAGCAGCTAATACTATTCAACAATTAATTCGTTACCAACCTACACAACCTCTATTAGACATAAATGCTGATCAAGTAGATACTTTTGGTGGTGCGGATCAAAATACAAATACTAGTATTGTAAATAGTTTAAATATAAAAGATTTAACTAAATCAACTAGGTCTTTTGGTAATATAAGCTTAGGTTATGAATTACTAAAAGGTTTGAACTTTACTACTAGAGCAGGTTTTAACGATTTTTATTCTAATCGTACTCGATTTATCCCTTTTCAAACATTTGTTAATGCACAAACTGGGGTAGCGGTTAATAATCCAATATCTAGTTATGTTGAAAATCAAGATCAGAGACGTACTTCTGTCAATTGGGATGCTTCTTTAAATTATGAAACAAGAATTAATAAAGATCATCATTTGACTTTAACGCTAGCAACTTCAAGAGAGCGTTATGACAATACTCAATTTACGGCAAACAAAAGAACAGTTGTTGATAATGACATTGAAGTTTTTAACGGTACCACTGGTGTAGCAAATATTACGTCTGGACCTGATTACGTTACAAGATTAGCCGGTTATATTGGTAGAATGCAATACGACTACAAAGGTCGCTATTTGATAAGCTCTAGTATTCGTAGAGATGGTTCTTCTCGTTTTGCACCTCAAAATCGTTGGGGATTATTTCCTTCTGTTTCTGCTGCATGGAATGTGTCCGATGAGGAGTTTTTTAAACCATTGAGTAATGTAATCAACAACTTTAAAGTCAGAATAAGTAATGGTACTGTAGGAAATCAATCTTTTGATGATTACTCTTATACTAATACAATTTATAGAGATTTTGTATATCCTTTTGCTACTAATTCTACTGCTTCAATTCAGAATGCCATAGGAAATCCAGATGTAAAATGGGAAACATCAGTTCAAAAGAACTTCGGAATTGATTTAGGCTTTTTTAAAAATAAATTGACCATTAGTGCGGAATACTATGAAACAAATAAAAACGATATGTTGTTTCAATTATCTCTTCCTGGTTCAGCAGGATTCAATGATACTTCAAATGGTGCTGGTGGTTCTGTAAGACCACTTTCTAATAATAATCAGGTTGTTTTGAATGTTGGAAATATGACAAACAAAGGATTTGAATTAGCAGTGGGTTACCGCGATAAAATAGGTAAAGTTAGTTACAGAATGAATGGAACTTTTACTACTAATCAAAATGTTGTAACTAATACAGCTACTGATACTCCTTATAGTCTAACAACTGATTCTGGAATTGTTCCAGGAGCTGGTGCTAACTCTACCTTAACTAGTATTACTGCAATAGCGCAAGGATATGAAGCGGGTGCTTTTTTCATCAGAAAAACAAATGGTATTGCTAATACTCCAGAAAAATTAGCTGCTTATCAATTAATAGTACCTGGAGCTAAAATGGGTGATTTAATTTATATCGATCAAAATAATGATAAAAAAATTGATGATCAAGATAGAGTTTATGGTGGTAGTGGTTTACCTAAATTTGAAATAGGGTACAATTTAAGTTTAAATTATAATAATTTTGATTTTTATGTTAATACGTATGCTGCTTTAGGTCAGGAGATTGTTAATGGTTCTAGAGCAACTGCGATTGGTTTAGGTCGAAGTACTGAATTATTAAATTCTTACTCAGCTATAAACCCAACAGGAACGCTTCCAGCGTATAGAGGTACTTTTTTAACGCATGATAATTATTTACCAATATCTGATTTGTTCATTGAAGATGGTTCTTATTTAAGGATTAGAAATATAACTTTGGGTTATAGTCTATCTAAAAAAAGGCTGAAAGAAATGGGGATTGATAAATTAAGAATTTATTTGACAGGACAGAATTTATTCACATTTACTAATTATACAGGTTATGATCCTGAAGTAGGTGGTAATGTAATCAGAAGAGGTTTGGATAAAGGTAATTACCCTTTTGTTAAATCGTATTTAGTAGGATTGAATTTTAATTTTTAA